The following proteins are encoded in a genomic region of Brachypodium distachyon strain Bd21 chromosome 1, Brachypodium_distachyon_v3.0, whole genome shotgun sequence:
- the LOC100841714 gene encoding fanconi-associated nuclease 1 homolog isoform X8: protein MLTGRESLVRLIGRRRRSPLPASLAALLSSSSTSSHQADNAGAGEAAREAAAAGPSTGRSAGADGASAEWVACPVCGESIRGTDYCVNTHLDICLARGSKRKLTQSTLLDSRFNKTTTIGPTLDSLNNGYEAENVGLTDEDVSSDRAFFSMNSNTGSSKDSTPALSSGSLHGSLDISKTLNRCMPSDAILPNIKIAENGDAVEKDSSCMLPTETTSVSIDACTDVDSSTKVAVDTVIVGRRFHENVELQEGVVITVSRDPQNAKDSDAIKVLYAGSECGQMLGYLPRELAKVLAPLLDAHFVECKGFVVGLPEQQLGDVPIQLTCEKCNNDNETYSDLIHRQSLWERFLGAIRNGNLQRPSSARYQANFNMMITDVMANHTHLSSDIETSFLGSFKSLSNDGQRLFVRIYTRKGPWFRVSSISYREISDVEHAAMELKLAGYIYMLSCTDVPSECEMEEILDVLSVPEMKEILKDLLKVNTSCTRRPELLSTLLSMYNNGTCTALPKKILKWTGNCIRTSNMADELLWRVQRLFFLNGDQDLSSFLLVDLGLVKFPDYTCNICHRIFKERNDLLEYEEAIRVAQLMDESLDNDNMEMVSRCADLSENRVCRCNKDSKDIT from the exons ATGTTGACCGGGCGGGAGAGCCTGGTCCGCCTAatcggccggcgccgccgctcccctctccccgcctccctcgccgcgctcctctcttcctcttccaccTCCTCCCACCAG GCTGACAATGCGGGAGCGGGCGAGGCGGCCAGGGAAGCGGCGGCTGCTGGCCCCTCGACGGGccggagcgccggcgccgacggcgcgTCAGCGGAGTGGGTGGCGTGCCCCGTCTGCGGCGAGTCCATCCGCGGCACGGACTACTGCGTCAACACACACCTCG ATATATGCCTTGCTAGAGGGTCGAAGCGGAAGCTAACACAGAGCACCCTTCTTGACTCCAGATTcaataaaacaacaacaattggACCCACTCTAGACAGCTTGAACAATGGCTACGAGGCAGAAAATGTGGGGCTGACTGATGAAGACGTATCTAGTGACAGAGCATTCTTCTCGATGAATAGTAACACCGGGAGCTCCAAAGATAGCACCCCCGCCTTATCATCTGGCTCCCTGCATGGATCACTTGACATTTCCAAGACGCTTAATAGATGTATGCCTTCGGATGCTATCCTGCCAAATATCAAGATTGCTGAAAATGGCGATGCAGTCGAAAAGGATTCTTCATGCATGCTTCCAACAGAAACAACTTCCGTCAGTATTGATGCATGTACAGATGTGGATTCTAGCACCAAGGTAGCTGTTGACACTGTCATAGTGGGCCGGAGGTTCCATGAAAACGTTGAACTGCAAGAAGGAGTGGTCATTACTGTTTCAAGAGATCCTCAGAATGCCAAGGACTCTGATGCTATCAAG GTGCTTTATGCAGGGTCTGAATGTGGGCAGATGCTTGGATACTTGCCTCGAGAGCTGGCTAAAGTTTTGGCACCTCTACTGGATGCACATTTTGTTGAATGCAAG GGATTTGTGGTTGGTTTGCCTGAACAACAGCTTGGCGATGTGCCCATTCAGCTTACTTGTGAGAAATGTAACAATGACAATGAGACATACAGTGATCTGATACATCGACAATCCTTATGGGAAAGATTTCTTGGTGCTATTAGAAATGGAAATTTGCAGCGACCTAGCAGTGCAAGATACCAAGCAAATTTTAATATGATGATAACAGATGTTATGGCTAACCATACACACCTGTCTAGTGATATCGAAACATCATTTTTAG GTTCTTTTAAGTCGTTATCGAATGATGGCCAAAGGCTTTTTGTGAGGATTTACACTCGAAAGG GGCCATGGTTTCGAGTGAGCAGTATCTCATACCGGGAGATATCAGATGTGGAGCATGCAGCCATGGAGTTAAAGT TGGCAGGTTATATATACATGCTTTCTTGCACCGATGTTCCATCTGAATGTGAAATGGAAGAGATTCTCGATGTACTAAGTGTTCCTGAAATGAAAGAAATACTAAAGGACCTCCTTAAG GTTAACACAAGCTGCACTCGTCGACCTGAGCTTCTTAGCACCCTTCTCTCTATGTACAATAATGGGACCTG CACAGCTCTACCaaagaaaattttaaaatggaCAGGAAACTGTATAAGAACCTCTAATATGGCTGATGAACTTCTTTGGCGTGTCCAG AGGCTCTTTTTTCTAAACGGTGATCAAGATCTTTCATCCTTTCTATTAGTTGATCTTGGTCTGGTGAAGTTCCCAGACTATACCTGCAACATTTGCCACCGTATttttaaagaaagaaatgatTTACTTGAGTACGAAGAG GCTATTCGAGTGGCACAGTTGATGGATGAATCTCTTGATAATGATAACATGGAAATGGTGTCAAGGTGTGCTGATTTGTCTGAGAATCGA GTATGCAGATGCAATAAGGATTCTAAAGATATTACTTAG
- the LOC100841714 gene encoding fanconi-associated nuclease 1 homolog isoform X2 — protein MLTGRESLVRLIGRRRRSPLPASLAALLSSSSTSSHQADNAGAGEAAREAAAAGPSTGRSAGADGASAEWVACPVCGESIRGTDYCVNTHLDICLARGSKRKLTQSTLLDSRFNKTTTIGPTLDSLNNGYEAENVGLTDEDVSSDRAFFSMNSNTGSSKDSTPALSSGSLHGSLDISKTLNRCMPSDAILPNIKIAENGDAVEKDSSCMLPTETTSVSIDACTDVDSSTKVAVDTVIVGRRFHENVELQEGVVITVSRDPQNAKDSDAIKVLYAGSECGQMLGYLPRELAKVLAPLLDAHFVECKGFVVGLPEQQLGDVPIQLTCEKCNNDNETYSDLIHRQSLWERFLGAIRNGNLQRPSSARYQANFNMMITDVMANHTHLSSDIETSFLGSFKSLSNDGQRLFVRIYTRKGPWFRVSSISYREISDVEHAAMELKLAGYIYMLSCTDVPSECEMEEILDVLSVPEMKEILKDLLKVNTSCTRRPELLSTLLSMYNNGTCTALPKKILKWTGNCIRTSNMADELLWRVQRLFFLNGDQDLSSFLLVDLGLVKFPDYTCNICHRIFKERNDLLEYEEAIRVAQLMDESLDNDNMEMVSRCADLSENRMKDHFLSVLKLIILKNSPKSAFLGVSFRSVPNFVILWGTRYADAIRILKILLSKIASGRRRGYWTLRLSVDLEHIGRPNESLSVAEGGVIDPCVRAGSKIALQKRVVRLSKPPRRWKVPSYADSLRRNIEEVNIEGRPLNCETGAKSVFYGYDGELCGVEQLALQYYADEGGSWQGTHSEGGIWMTIFGLLMWDVIFSEVCDVFQSKFQTAPLDLETDDFYKSRKGLIESQLKRIQDGLAEEMLITSWELHQGTSCRGINWDRHSMADLRAAVACVGGHRLALLLRHLALDYRSWSSGMPDLLLWRFNGERGGAEAKLVEVKGPRDQLSEQQRAWIFVLMDFGFDVEVCKVSLVSKRR, from the exons ATGTTGACCGGGCGGGAGAGCCTGGTCCGCCTAatcggccggcgccgccgctcccctctccccgcctccctcgccgcgctcctctcttcctcttccaccTCCTCCCACCAG GCTGACAATGCGGGAGCGGGCGAGGCGGCCAGGGAAGCGGCGGCTGCTGGCCCCTCGACGGGccggagcgccggcgccgacggcgcgTCAGCGGAGTGGGTGGCGTGCCCCGTCTGCGGCGAGTCCATCCGCGGCACGGACTACTGCGTCAACACACACCTCG ATATATGCCTTGCTAGAGGGTCGAAGCGGAAGCTAACACAGAGCACCCTTCTTGACTCCAGATTcaataaaacaacaacaattggACCCACTCTAGACAGCTTGAACAATGGCTACGAGGCAGAAAATGTGGGGCTGACTGATGAAGACGTATCTAGTGACAGAGCATTCTTCTCGATGAATAGTAACACCGGGAGCTCCAAAGATAGCACCCCCGCCTTATCATCTGGCTCCCTGCATGGATCACTTGACATTTCCAAGACGCTTAATAGATGTATGCCTTCGGATGCTATCCTGCCAAATATCAAGATTGCTGAAAATGGCGATGCAGTCGAAAAGGATTCTTCATGCATGCTTCCAACAGAAACAACTTCCGTCAGTATTGATGCATGTACAGATGTGGATTCTAGCACCAAGGTAGCTGTTGACACTGTCATAGTGGGCCGGAGGTTCCATGAAAACGTTGAACTGCAAGAAGGAGTGGTCATTACTGTTTCAAGAGATCCTCAGAATGCCAAGGACTCTGATGCTATCAAG GTGCTTTATGCAGGGTCTGAATGTGGGCAGATGCTTGGATACTTGCCTCGAGAGCTGGCTAAAGTTTTGGCACCTCTACTGGATGCACATTTTGTTGAATGCAAG GGATTTGTGGTTGGTTTGCCTGAACAACAGCTTGGCGATGTGCCCATTCAGCTTACTTGTGAGAAATGTAACAATGACAATGAGACATACAGTGATCTGATACATCGACAATCCTTATGGGAAAGATTTCTTGGTGCTATTAGAAATGGAAATTTGCAGCGACCTAGCAGTGCAAGATACCAAGCAAATTTTAATATGATGATAACAGATGTTATGGCTAACCATACACACCTGTCTAGTGATATCGAAACATCATTTTTAG GTTCTTTTAAGTCGTTATCGAATGATGGCCAAAGGCTTTTTGTGAGGATTTACACTCGAAAGG GGCCATGGTTTCGAGTGAGCAGTATCTCATACCGGGAGATATCAGATGTGGAGCATGCAGCCATGGAGTTAAAGT TGGCAGGTTATATATACATGCTTTCTTGCACCGATGTTCCATCTGAATGTGAAATGGAAGAGATTCTCGATGTACTAAGTGTTCCTGAAATGAAAGAAATACTAAAGGACCTCCTTAAG GTTAACACAAGCTGCACTCGTCGACCTGAGCTTCTTAGCACCCTTCTCTCTATGTACAATAATGGGACCTG CACAGCTCTACCaaagaaaattttaaaatggaCAGGAAACTGTATAAGAACCTCTAATATGGCTGATGAACTTCTTTGGCGTGTCCAG AGGCTCTTTTTTCTAAACGGTGATCAAGATCTTTCATCCTTTCTATTAGTTGATCTTGGTCTGGTGAAGTTCCCAGACTATACCTGCAACATTTGCCACCGTATttttaaagaaagaaatgatTTACTTGAGTACGAAGAG GCTATTCGAGTGGCACAGTTGATGGATGAATCTCTTGATAATGATAACATGGAAATGGTGTCAAGGTGTGCTGATTTGTCTGAGAATCGA ATGAAGGACCATTTCCTTTCTGTGCTGAAATTGATTATTTTAAAGAACTCCCCCAAGTCTGCATTCCTTGGAGTGTCCTTCCGGTCTGTACCtaattttgttattttatGGGGAACTAGGTATGCAGATGCAATAAGGATTCTAAAGATATTACTTAGTAAAATTGCTTCTGGTAGGCGGCGAGGATATTGGACATTGAGGCTATCTGTTGATTTGGAGCATATTGGTCGCCCAAATGAGAGCCTTTCAGTAGCTGAAGGGGGAGTAATTGATCCATGCGTCCGCGCTGGGTCAAAGATTGCACTGCAAAAGAGAGTTGTGCGTTTAAGCAAACCTCCACGGCGCTGGAAAGTTCCCAGTTATGCTGATTCTCTTAGGAGAAATATAGAAGag GTGAACATCGAAGGAAGGCCATTAAATTGTGAAACGGGAGCAAAGAGTGTATTTTATGGCTATGATGGCGAACTTTGTGGGGTAGAGCAATTAGCTTTGCAGTATTATGCTGATGAAGGAGGCAGTTGGCAAGGTACCCACTCAGAAGGTGGCATATGGATGACAATCTTTGGCCTTCTAATGTGGGATGTAATATTTTCAGAAGTGTGCGATGTTTTCCAGTCTAAATTTCAG ACAGCCCCTCTTGATTTGGAAACAGATGACTTCTACAAGTCAAGAAAGGGCCTTATAGAGTCCCAGTTGAAAAGGATACAAGATGGTTTGGCTGAAGAGATGCTTATCACCTCTTGGGAGCTACATCAAGGGACTTCCTGCAGGGGTATTAATTGGGACCGACATTCAATGGCGGACCTACGAGCTGCTGTTGCATGCGTTGGTGGGCATCGCTTGGCATTGCTTCTTCGGCATCTAGCCCTTGATTACAGGAGCTGGTCTAGCGGAATGCCCGATTTGCTGCTATGGCGTTTCAACGGTGAACGGGGTGGCGCTGAAGCTAAACTTGTAGAGGTCAAAGGACCAAGGGATCAGCTCTCCGAGCAACAGCGTGCTTGGATTTTTGTTCTAATGGACTTCGGATTTGATGTGGAAGTTTGCAAAGTGAGCCTAGTTTCTAAGCGGCGATAG
- the LOC100841714 gene encoding fanconi-associated nuclease 1 homolog isoform X5, with the protein MLTGRESLVRLIGRRRRSPLPASLAALLSSSSTSSHQADNAGAGEAAREAAAAGPSTGRSAGADGASAEWVACPVCGESIRGTDYCVNTHLDICLARGSKRKLTQSTLLDSRFNKTTTIGPTLDSLNNGYEAENVGLTDEDVSSDRAFFSMNSNTGSSKDSTPALSSGSLHGSLDISKTLNRCMPSDAILPNIKIAENGDAVEKDSSCMLPTETTSVSIDACTDVDSSTKVAVDTVIVGRRFHENVELQEGVVITVSRDPQNAKDSDAIKVLYAGSECGQMLGYLPRELAKVLAPLLDAHFVECKGFVVGLPEQQLGDVPIQLTCEKCNNDNETYSDLIHRQSLWERFLGAIRNGNLQRPSSARYQANFNMMITDVMANHTHLSSDIETSFLGSFKSLSNDGQRLFVRIYTRKGPWFRVSSISYREISDVEHAAMELKLAGYIYMLSCTDVPSECEMEEILDVLSVPEMKEILKDLLKVNTSCTRRPELLSTLLSMYNNGTCTALPKKILKWTGNCIRTSNMADELLWRVQRLFFLNGDQDLSSFLLVDLGLVKFPDYTCNICHRIFKERNDLLEYEEAIRVAQLMDESLDNDNMEMVSRCADLSENRMKDHFLSVLKLIILKNSPKSAFLGVSFRRRGYWTLRLSVDLEHIGRPNESLSVAEGGVIDPCVRAGSKIALQKRVVRLSKPPRRWKVPSYADSLRRNIEEVNIEGRPLNCETGAKSVFYGYDGELCGVEQLALQYYADEGGSWQGTHSEGGIWMTIFGLLMWDVIFSEVCDVFQSKFQTAPLDLETDDFYKSRKGLIESQLKRIQDGLAEEMLITSWELHQGTSCRGINWDRHSMADLRAAVACVGGHRLALLLRHLALDYRSWSSGMPDLLLWRFNGERGGAEAKLVEVKGPRDQLSEQQRAWIFVLMDFGFDVEVCKVSLVSKRR; encoded by the exons ATGTTGACCGGGCGGGAGAGCCTGGTCCGCCTAatcggccggcgccgccgctcccctctccccgcctccctcgccgcgctcctctcttcctcttccaccTCCTCCCACCAG GCTGACAATGCGGGAGCGGGCGAGGCGGCCAGGGAAGCGGCGGCTGCTGGCCCCTCGACGGGccggagcgccggcgccgacggcgcgTCAGCGGAGTGGGTGGCGTGCCCCGTCTGCGGCGAGTCCATCCGCGGCACGGACTACTGCGTCAACACACACCTCG ATATATGCCTTGCTAGAGGGTCGAAGCGGAAGCTAACACAGAGCACCCTTCTTGACTCCAGATTcaataaaacaacaacaattggACCCACTCTAGACAGCTTGAACAATGGCTACGAGGCAGAAAATGTGGGGCTGACTGATGAAGACGTATCTAGTGACAGAGCATTCTTCTCGATGAATAGTAACACCGGGAGCTCCAAAGATAGCACCCCCGCCTTATCATCTGGCTCCCTGCATGGATCACTTGACATTTCCAAGACGCTTAATAGATGTATGCCTTCGGATGCTATCCTGCCAAATATCAAGATTGCTGAAAATGGCGATGCAGTCGAAAAGGATTCTTCATGCATGCTTCCAACAGAAACAACTTCCGTCAGTATTGATGCATGTACAGATGTGGATTCTAGCACCAAGGTAGCTGTTGACACTGTCATAGTGGGCCGGAGGTTCCATGAAAACGTTGAACTGCAAGAAGGAGTGGTCATTACTGTTTCAAGAGATCCTCAGAATGCCAAGGACTCTGATGCTATCAAG GTGCTTTATGCAGGGTCTGAATGTGGGCAGATGCTTGGATACTTGCCTCGAGAGCTGGCTAAAGTTTTGGCACCTCTACTGGATGCACATTTTGTTGAATGCAAG GGATTTGTGGTTGGTTTGCCTGAACAACAGCTTGGCGATGTGCCCATTCAGCTTACTTGTGAGAAATGTAACAATGACAATGAGACATACAGTGATCTGATACATCGACAATCCTTATGGGAAAGATTTCTTGGTGCTATTAGAAATGGAAATTTGCAGCGACCTAGCAGTGCAAGATACCAAGCAAATTTTAATATGATGATAACAGATGTTATGGCTAACCATACACACCTGTCTAGTGATATCGAAACATCATTTTTAG GTTCTTTTAAGTCGTTATCGAATGATGGCCAAAGGCTTTTTGTGAGGATTTACACTCGAAAGG GGCCATGGTTTCGAGTGAGCAGTATCTCATACCGGGAGATATCAGATGTGGAGCATGCAGCCATGGAGTTAAAGT TGGCAGGTTATATATACATGCTTTCTTGCACCGATGTTCCATCTGAATGTGAAATGGAAGAGATTCTCGATGTACTAAGTGTTCCTGAAATGAAAGAAATACTAAAGGACCTCCTTAAG GTTAACACAAGCTGCACTCGTCGACCTGAGCTTCTTAGCACCCTTCTCTCTATGTACAATAATGGGACCTG CACAGCTCTACCaaagaaaattttaaaatggaCAGGAAACTGTATAAGAACCTCTAATATGGCTGATGAACTTCTTTGGCGTGTCCAG AGGCTCTTTTTTCTAAACGGTGATCAAGATCTTTCATCCTTTCTATTAGTTGATCTTGGTCTGGTGAAGTTCCCAGACTATACCTGCAACATTTGCCACCGTATttttaaagaaagaaatgatTTACTTGAGTACGAAGAG GCTATTCGAGTGGCACAGTTGATGGATGAATCTCTTGATAATGATAACATGGAAATGGTGTCAAGGTGTGCTGATTTGTCTGAGAATCGA ATGAAGGACCATTTCCTTTCTGTGCTGAAATTGATTATTTTAAAGAACTCCCCCAAGTCTGCATTCCTTGGAGTGTCCTTCCG GCGGCGAGGATATTGGACATTGAGGCTATCTGTTGATTTGGAGCATATTGGTCGCCCAAATGAGAGCCTTTCAGTAGCTGAAGGGGGAGTAATTGATCCATGCGTCCGCGCTGGGTCAAAGATTGCACTGCAAAAGAGAGTTGTGCGTTTAAGCAAACCTCCACGGCGCTGGAAAGTTCCCAGTTATGCTGATTCTCTTAGGAGAAATATAGAAGag GTGAACATCGAAGGAAGGCCATTAAATTGTGAAACGGGAGCAAAGAGTGTATTTTATGGCTATGATGGCGAACTTTGTGGGGTAGAGCAATTAGCTTTGCAGTATTATGCTGATGAAGGAGGCAGTTGGCAAGGTACCCACTCAGAAGGTGGCATATGGATGACAATCTTTGGCCTTCTAATGTGGGATGTAATATTTTCAGAAGTGTGCGATGTTTTCCAGTCTAAATTTCAG ACAGCCCCTCTTGATTTGGAAACAGATGACTTCTACAAGTCAAGAAAGGGCCTTATAGAGTCCCAGTTGAAAAGGATACAAGATGGTTTGGCTGAAGAGATGCTTATCACCTCTTGGGAGCTACATCAAGGGACTTCCTGCAGGGGTATTAATTGGGACCGACATTCAATGGCGGACCTACGAGCTGCTGTTGCATGCGTTGGTGGGCATCGCTTGGCATTGCTTCTTCGGCATCTAGCCCTTGATTACAGGAGCTGGTCTAGCGGAATGCCCGATTTGCTGCTATGGCGTTTCAACGGTGAACGGGGTGGCGCTGAAGCTAAACTTGTAGAGGTCAAAGGACCAAGGGATCAGCTCTCCGAGCAACAGCGTGCTTGGATTTTTGTTCTAATGGACTTCGGATTTGATGTGGAAGTTTGCAAAGTGAGCCTAGTTTCTAAGCGGCGATAG
- the LOC100841714 gene encoding fanconi-associated nuclease 1 homolog isoform X4 has product MLTGRESLVRLIGRRRRSPLPASLAALLSSSSTSSHQADNAGAGEAAREAAAAGPSTGRSAGADGASAEWVACPVCGESIRGTDYCVNTHLDICLARGSKRKLTQSTLLDSRFNKTTTIGPTLDSLNNGYEAENVGLTDEDVSSDRAFFSMNSNTGSSKDSTPALSSGSLHGSLDISKTLNRCMPSDAILPNIKIAENGDAVEKDSSCMLPTETTSVSIDACTDVDSSTKVAVDTVIVGRRFHENVELQEGVVITVSRDPQNAKDSDAIKVLYAGSECGQMLGYLPRELAKVLAPLLDAHFVECKGFVVGLPEQQLGDVPIQLTCEKCNNDNETYSDLIHRQSLWERFLGAIRNGNLQRPSSARYQANFNMMITDVMANHTHLSSDIETSFLGSFKSLSNDGQRLFVRIYTRKGPWFRVSSISYREISDVEHAAMELKLAGYIYMLSCTDVPSECEMEEILDVLSVPEMKEILKDLLKVNTSCTRRPELLSTLLSMYNNGTCTALPKKILKWTGNCIRTSNMADELLWRVQRLFFLNGDQDLSSFLLVDLGLVKFPDYTCNICHRIFKERNDLLEYEEAIRVAQLMDESLDNDNMEMVSRCADLSENRVCTMPTEEDSNLAESPPSFYSCFSSTWVYSKVLTLGVSVYERERRRRGYWTLRLSVDLEHIGRPNESLSVAEGGVIDPCVRAGSKIALQKRVVRLSKPPRRWKVPSYADSLRRNIEEVNIEGRPLNCETGAKSVFYGYDGELCGVEQLALQYYADEGGSWQGTHSEGGIWMTIFGLLMWDVIFSEVCDVFQSKFQTAPLDLETDDFYKSRKGLIESQLKRIQDGLAEEMLITSWELHQGTSCRGINWDRHSMADLRAAVACVGGHRLALLLRHLALDYRSWSSGMPDLLLWRFNGERGGAEAKLVEVKGPRDQLSEQQRAWIFVLMDFGFDVEVCKVSLVSKRR; this is encoded by the exons ATGTTGACCGGGCGGGAGAGCCTGGTCCGCCTAatcggccggcgccgccgctcccctctccccgcctccctcgccgcgctcctctcttcctcttccaccTCCTCCCACCAG GCTGACAATGCGGGAGCGGGCGAGGCGGCCAGGGAAGCGGCGGCTGCTGGCCCCTCGACGGGccggagcgccggcgccgacggcgcgTCAGCGGAGTGGGTGGCGTGCCCCGTCTGCGGCGAGTCCATCCGCGGCACGGACTACTGCGTCAACACACACCTCG ATATATGCCTTGCTAGAGGGTCGAAGCGGAAGCTAACACAGAGCACCCTTCTTGACTCCAGATTcaataaaacaacaacaattggACCCACTCTAGACAGCTTGAACAATGGCTACGAGGCAGAAAATGTGGGGCTGACTGATGAAGACGTATCTAGTGACAGAGCATTCTTCTCGATGAATAGTAACACCGGGAGCTCCAAAGATAGCACCCCCGCCTTATCATCTGGCTCCCTGCATGGATCACTTGACATTTCCAAGACGCTTAATAGATGTATGCCTTCGGATGCTATCCTGCCAAATATCAAGATTGCTGAAAATGGCGATGCAGTCGAAAAGGATTCTTCATGCATGCTTCCAACAGAAACAACTTCCGTCAGTATTGATGCATGTACAGATGTGGATTCTAGCACCAAGGTAGCTGTTGACACTGTCATAGTGGGCCGGAGGTTCCATGAAAACGTTGAACTGCAAGAAGGAGTGGTCATTACTGTTTCAAGAGATCCTCAGAATGCCAAGGACTCTGATGCTATCAAG GTGCTTTATGCAGGGTCTGAATGTGGGCAGATGCTTGGATACTTGCCTCGAGAGCTGGCTAAAGTTTTGGCACCTCTACTGGATGCACATTTTGTTGAATGCAAG GGATTTGTGGTTGGTTTGCCTGAACAACAGCTTGGCGATGTGCCCATTCAGCTTACTTGTGAGAAATGTAACAATGACAATGAGACATACAGTGATCTGATACATCGACAATCCTTATGGGAAAGATTTCTTGGTGCTATTAGAAATGGAAATTTGCAGCGACCTAGCAGTGCAAGATACCAAGCAAATTTTAATATGATGATAACAGATGTTATGGCTAACCATACACACCTGTCTAGTGATATCGAAACATCATTTTTAG GTTCTTTTAAGTCGTTATCGAATGATGGCCAAAGGCTTTTTGTGAGGATTTACACTCGAAAGG GGCCATGGTTTCGAGTGAGCAGTATCTCATACCGGGAGATATCAGATGTGGAGCATGCAGCCATGGAGTTAAAGT TGGCAGGTTATATATACATGCTTTCTTGCACCGATGTTCCATCTGAATGTGAAATGGAAGAGATTCTCGATGTACTAAGTGTTCCTGAAATGAAAGAAATACTAAAGGACCTCCTTAAG GTTAACACAAGCTGCACTCGTCGACCTGAGCTTCTTAGCACCCTTCTCTCTATGTACAATAATGGGACCTG CACAGCTCTACCaaagaaaattttaaaatggaCAGGAAACTGTATAAGAACCTCTAATATGGCTGATGAACTTCTTTGGCGTGTCCAG AGGCTCTTTTTTCTAAACGGTGATCAAGATCTTTCATCCTTTCTATTAGTTGATCTTGGTCTGGTGAAGTTCCCAGACTATACCTGCAACATTTGCCACCGTATttttaaagaaagaaatgatTTACTTGAGTACGAAGAG GCTATTCGAGTGGCACAGTTGATGGATGAATCTCTTGATAATGATAACATGGAAATGGTGTCAAGGTGTGCTGATTTGTCTGAGAATCGAGTATGCACTATGCCAACAGAAGAAGATAGCAACTTAGCTGAATCTCCTCCATCATTCTattcatgtttttcttctaCTTGGGTCtattcaaaagtacttacaCTAGGTGTCTCTGTTTATGAACGCGAACGCAG GCGGCGAGGATATTGGACATTGAGGCTATCTGTTGATTTGGAGCATATTGGTCGCCCAAATGAGAGCCTTTCAGTAGCTGAAGGGGGAGTAATTGATCCATGCGTCCGCGCTGGGTCAAAGATTGCACTGCAAAAGAGAGTTGTGCGTTTAAGCAAACCTCCACGGCGCTGGAAAGTTCCCAGTTATGCTGATTCTCTTAGGAGAAATATAGAAGag GTGAACATCGAAGGAAGGCCATTAAATTGTGAAACGGGAGCAAAGAGTGTATTTTATGGCTATGATGGCGAACTTTGTGGGGTAGAGCAATTAGCTTTGCAGTATTATGCTGATGAAGGAGGCAGTTGGCAAGGTACCCACTCAGAAGGTGGCATATGGATGACAATCTTTGGCCTTCTAATGTGGGATGTAATATTTTCAGAAGTGTGCGATGTTTTCCAGTCTAAATTTCAG ACAGCCCCTCTTGATTTGGAAACAGATGACTTCTACAAGTCAAGAAAGGGCCTTATAGAGTCCCAGTTGAAAAGGATACAAGATGGTTTGGCTGAAGAGATGCTTATCACCTCTTGGGAGCTACATCAAGGGACTTCCTGCAGGGGTATTAATTGGGACCGACATTCAATGGCGGACCTACGAGCTGCTGTTGCATGCGTTGGTGGGCATCGCTTGGCATTGCTTCTTCGGCATCTAGCCCTTGATTACAGGAGCTGGTCTAGCGGAATGCCCGATTTGCTGCTATGGCGTTTCAACGGTGAACGGGGTGGCGCTGAAGCTAAACTTGTAGAGGTCAAAGGACCAAGGGATCAGCTCTCCGAGCAACAGCGTGCTTGGATTTTTGTTCTAATGGACTTCGGATTTGATGTGGAAGTTTGCAAAGTGAGCCTAGTTTCTAAGCGGCGATAG